ACTCCAGCACCACCATTTGACCTATCCCCATGACTACGTACCAATTGACTACAGAAACCCCTTCAGGAGGAAAATTTTTATAAAAACCCTGTTCATTCCTAATATCCTCTATCTCGTTTAGATTCATGGACTGATCGTGTTTTAAAAAAATGGTTAATAGCAATTTCTCTGATTTTTCGTTTTCCATATTTTCCTTAGCGGCAGCTTGTGCATTCGATAAATTGATTACAAATAGCATCATCAATGCTGTAAAAAGTATATTCTTCATGAGTTGTATTTATATAATAAGACTATCCATTTTATGGCGATTCTTTAAGAAAATCTCTAAGGGCTCTTTATGCTCCGAAGGTAAATAGTACAGGACTGCAACACTATAATAAATTGTGCATTGCATAGCATTCATGTGGCATTCCTTCTTGTTTGTTAGCAGTTATCTTAAAAACATTGGAATTTACACTCCTACAGGTAGGGTGATAGTCGCAGAGGTCTTACCAATTCTGGAACCCATTACTATGGCTTCAGGCAAGCATTATTACCCATTTGCAACACCCGTTGCAATCATAGCTTCAAAGCTTATAGTCATAGAACAGCAACTCATTTAAATTTACTACCACAAGATTTGAAGGATGAATTACAATTTTAGTTTACATCGGTTTACCCATAAAACCATAGCACTGCTTCTTTTAATAGGAACAAATACTGTTTTCTCACAAATGCACATTCCAAAACAATCAGATAGGTTACAGCAGTATCTAGGATCTTGGGTTAGTTCAATTGATTATAAGACGGACAGTGTGGCCAATCTACCGCTCATAAAAATGAACAACTATCCCAAAATAGATCATTCCGCAATGTCCGTAGAGGTTTTGCAATGGGATGGAAATAGCTACAAGCATACTTTAACAGAACTTATTGGGCACGACACCAAGACCGATTCAATTTTTGCTTTGGGTAAAAGTGTTCAAGGTGACATGTTCCTTGGCGCGGGAGAATTTACTAGCGACACGGACTGGATAATGAAAGACCGGGATTTTACCGGCAAAGAAACCATGACGGTTAGTTTTGATTTTAAAAATCAAACTGATGTTTATCTAAAGGGAGTAAACCCGCAGAACGAATTGCTCTGGCAAACCCGCTATATCAAAAAGAATCCAAAAGATAAAAATATTGGTATTCAACTGGTTTCGGTACACGAACAAATGCAAAAAAATCCTAAAGAGACCTTGAAATTCCTCGATAGAATGGGCTATAGTTATATAGAAACTTTCGTATATAAGGATCGTTCTTTTTATGGATTATCCCCTTTGGATTTTAAAAAATTGGTAGAAGATAACCACTTGAAATTTACGGGATCTATGACCTTCTATGACCTCCCTTCCAAGGACCAGCAAGCTTGGAAAAAAGCTATGAAATGGTGGAAGGAATGCATCGAGGACCACAAACAAGCTGGTGTAGAATACCTTACCATATCCAATAATCAAATTAAAGAAATTAAGACCCTTGCGGAACTAAAAAGGTATGCTGAATACTATACGGCTATTGGAAAACTATGCCAAGAAAGAGGAATCAGATTCGCCTACCACAATCATTCCGATGAATTTAAAACCGTAGAAAACAAGATCGTTTATGACTACCTCCTGGAAAACACTGATCCGGAATATGTTAGTTTTCAAGCGGACCTGTATTGGATGCATTTTTCACAAATAAACCCTATTGACTACTTCAAAAAATATGAACACCGTTTTATAAGCTGGCATGTAAAAGATTACAAAGAACTTGGGCAGAGCGGAAAAATGGATTTTGAGCGCTACTTTGAATATGCAGAAACAGCAGGCGTTAACTATATTGTGGCAGAAGTAGAAGCTTATAATTACCCTGTATGGTATAGCATTAATGCAGCTTGGAACTATTTATACTTTAACATATTATAACAATCTATTCTCAACATATAAACCTTATGAAAACAAGAATTTTATCATTAACCTGTTTTATCATTTTCACTTGCAACCAAATGGCTTTTGCCCAAGACCAATTTAAGGTGTTGTTGTTTACCGTACACGATACCTGGCATTATGAGTCTATTCCCACTGCGGTAGACGCTTTCCATAAAATGGCCACTGAACATCAGTTTAAATTTGATTGGACGCAAAGTCCCGAAGATCTTGCCTTAAAATTACCATCCTACGATGTGGTTGTATTTTTAAATGCCGATGCTGATAGCCTAACCGATGACCAGCTTGAAGTTCTAAAAACTCACCTCCATAACGGGAAAGGTTTTGTGGGCGTCCACTCTACTTCCGATAGTAAAATAAGAAACCTATGGTTTGATAATCTTGTAGGCGGAGTTTTCAAGGACCACCCTCAATTTCAAACAGCGGTACTCACAAATCATGACCTAAATTTTCCATCAAATCTTCACCTACCTGAAAAATGGTTGTGGAGTGAAGAATGGTACAATTTTGAACTTCTAAAATCAGAACATATTAAAGTACTCCTTTCTGTAGATGAAAACACCTATGATTACCAAAAGGGGTATGATGAAATACCACTATTAGGTATGGGTAAAAGCCATCCTATCGCGTGGTATCAATTTTACGAAGGAGGACGCTC
This genomic stretch from Cellulophaga algicola DSM 14237 harbors:
- a CDS encoding sugar phosphate isomerase/epimerase family protein — protein: MNYNFSLHRFTHKTIALLLLIGTNTVFSQMHIPKQSDRLQQYLGSWVSSIDYKTDSVANLPLIKMNNYPKIDHSAMSVEVLQWDGNSYKHTLTELIGHDTKTDSIFALGKSVQGDMFLGAGEFTSDTDWIMKDRDFTGKETMTVSFDFKNQTDVYLKGVNPQNELLWQTRYIKKNPKDKNIGIQLVSVHEQMQKNPKETLKFLDRMGYSYIETFVYKDRSFYGLSPLDFKKLVEDNHLKFTGSMTFYDLPSKDQQAWKKAMKWWKECIEDHKQAGVEYLTISNNQIKEIKTLAELKRYAEYYTAIGKLCQERGIRFAYHNHSDEFKTVENKIVYDYLLENTDPEYVSFQADLYWMHFSQINPIDYFKKYEHRFISWHVKDYKELGQSGKMDFERYFEYAETAGVNYIVAEVEAYNYPVWYSINAAWNYLYFNIL
- a CDS encoding ThuA domain-containing protein encodes the protein MKTRILSLTCFIIFTCNQMAFAQDQFKVLLFTVHDTWHYESIPTAVDAFHKMATEHQFKFDWTQSPEDLALKLPSYDVVVFLNADADSLTDDQLEVLKTHLHNGKGFVGVHSTSDSKIRNLWFDNLVGGVFKDHPQFQTAVLTNHDLNFPSNLHLPEKWLWSEEWYNFELLKSEHIKVLLSVDENTYDYQKGYDEIPLLGMGKSHPIAWYQFYEGGRSFYTTLGHKPEAFHNQAYLDHLFGGIYWAAKGAIK